In a genomic window of Candidatus Polarisedimenticolaceae bacterium:
- a CDS encoding ParB/RepB/Spo0J family partition protein has protein sequence MKRKALGKGLGSLIPQAPRPAPPTPGVPAAAAPDTKTRGVPSGESHIDIDRIHPNPRQPRQDFDEEALAELTQSLKSQGLIQPVVVRPRGDGHFELIAGERRWRAAQRAGLHRIPAVVRDVPDARLLELALIENVQRAELNAIEEAQAYQVLLQDLGLTQEAVADRVGKSRVTVTNVLRLLQLPRQVQERVRRGKLSMGQARAILGLATPNAQIELAERVEKEGWSVRQVEAWVTRQSREGAASARKTVATRKDPNVAAAEQKLERVLGTRVRIVGRGKGGRLELHYFGPEELDRLYNLLFDAGRRRNPPSA, from the coding sequence ATGAAGCGCAAGGCATTGGGGAAGGGCCTCGGTAGCCTCATCCCCCAAGCACCACGTCCCGCCCCCCCGACACCGGGCGTTCCGGCTGCCGCGGCCCCCGACACGAAGACCCGTGGGGTCCCCTCCGGCGAGAGCCACATCGACATCGATCGGATCCACCCCAACCCCAGACAGCCTCGTCAGGATTTCGACGAGGAGGCGCTGGCCGAGCTCACGCAGTCCCTCAAGTCCCAAGGGCTGATCCAGCCGGTCGTCGTCCGACCCCGTGGCGATGGGCACTTCGAGCTGATCGCCGGCGAGCGACGCTGGCGGGCCGCCCAGCGCGCGGGGCTGCACCGGATCCCCGCCGTCGTGCGGGATGTCCCGGACGCGCGGCTCCTCGAGCTGGCCTTGATCGAGAACGTCCAGCGCGCGGAGCTCAATGCGATCGAGGAGGCGCAGGCGTACCAGGTGCTCCTTCAGGACCTCGGGTTGACGCAGGAGGCGGTCGCGGACCGCGTGGGGAAGAGCCGGGTCACGGTCACGAACGTGCTCCGGCTCCTGCAGCTGCCCCGGCAGGTCCAGGAACGCGTTCGACGGGGAAAACTCTCGATGGGGCAGGCGAGAGCGATCCTGGGTCTCGCGACGCCCAACGCGCAGATCGAGCTCGCCGAGCGGGTCGAAAAGGAAGGCTGGTCCGTTCGCCAGGTGGAAGCGTGGGTCACCCGCCAGAGCCGCGAAGGGGCGGCTTCGGCGAGGAAGACCGTCGCGACGCGGAAAGACCCGAACGTCGCCGCGGCCGAGCAGAAGCTCGAGCGCGTCCTCGGCACCCGCGTCCGGATCGTGGGGCGGGGGAAGGGGGGTCGGCTCGAGCTGCACTATTTCGGGCCGGAAGAGCTCGATCGTCTCTACAACCTCCTCTTCGACGCCGGCCGCCGCCGCAATCCACCGTCGGCGTGA